The proteins below are encoded in one region of Levilactobacillus namurensis:
- a CDS encoding prepilin-type N-terminal cleavage/methylation domain-containing protein has product MKERRGFTLVEMTIVLFIISLLILIILPNLNGQRHRAQGIHQRAMQTVVQGQVTAYLDDHPTSETITYDQLLKTGYLTRQQVAQAQQEHLKITGNEVTGG; this is encoded by the coding sequence GTGAAAGAACGTCGAGGATTTACGCTAGTTGAGATGACGATTGTTTTGTTTATTATTTCATTGCTGATTTTGATTATTCTACCCAACTTGAACGGGCAGCGGCACCGGGCACAGGGCATCCATCAGCGGGCGATGCAGACGGTGGTCCAAGGGCAGGTGACGGCCTACTTGGATGATCATCCGACGAGCGAGACGATTACCTATGATCAGCTGTTAAAAACGGGATATTTGACCCGCCAACAGGTGGCCCAGGCCCAACAGGAACACTTGAAGATCACGGGAAATGAGGTGACGGGTGGTTAG
- a CDS encoding acetate/propionate family kinase, translating to MGKSIAINAGSSTLKFKLFQMPEESVIAEGAIDRIGLGNSLVEVKYGDGQKYETRQDVNDHKEAIQLMLDQLTELKIITNFDEITGVGHRVVAGGEEFKDSAIIDDDVLKKIEDLAEYAPLHNPAAAMGIRAFKKILPNVLSVAVFDTSFHQSMPEVNYMYGIPYEYYQKFGARKYGAHGTSHRYVASRAAAMLGKPLEDLKLITMHLGAGGSITAIKNGKSFDTSMGFTPLAGIEMATRSGDIDASLVAYLMEKLNIEKPSDMINILNKKSGLLGVSGVSADMRDLEKVQDKNHRAKLARDMFISRIVRYVGAYLAELGGADAIVYTAGVGENDIMIRQEVADKLGYFGIGVDPEKNNIRGVERDLSKAGSKIKTLLIPTNEELMIVRDIERLRKQA from the coding sequence ATGGGAAAATCTATTGCAATTAACGCCGGTAGTTCGACGTTGAAGTTCAAACTGTTCCAAATGCCAGAAGAGTCCGTTATCGCTGAAGGGGCCATTGACCGGATCGGGTTAGGGAACTCCTTAGTTGAAGTTAAATATGGTGACGGCCAAAAGTATGAAACGCGTCAAGATGTGAATGACCATAAAGAAGCCATTCAATTGATGTTAGACCAATTGACGGAATTGAAGATCATTACGAACTTTGACGAAATCACGGGTGTGGGTCACCGGGTCGTTGCCGGTGGTGAAGAGTTCAAGGACTCTGCCATTATTGATGACGATGTCTTGAAGAAGATTGAAGACTTAGCGGAATACGCGCCACTGCATAACCCAGCCGCTGCGATGGGCATCCGGGCGTTCAAGAAGATTTTGCCAAACGTTTTGAGTGTGGCCGTCTTCGATACGTCCTTCCACCAGTCCATGCCAGAAGTTAACTACATGTACGGGATTCCTTACGAGTACTACCAAAAGTTCGGTGCCCGGAAGTACGGGGCACACGGAACCAGTCACCGTTACGTGGCTAGCCGGGCCGCTGCCATGTTAGGCAAGCCGTTGGAAGACTTGAAGTTGATCACCATGCACCTGGGTGCTGGGGGCTCCATTACGGCCATCAAGAACGGTAAGTCCTTCGATACGTCCATGGGCTTTACGCCACTGGCCGGGATCGAAATGGCGACCCGTTCTGGGGATATTGATGCGTCATTAGTGGCTTACTTGATGGAAAAGTTAAACATTGAAAAGCCAAGTGACATGATCAACATCTTGAACAAGAAGTCCGGTCTTCTGGGTGTTTCTGGAGTGTCTGCTGATATGCGGGACCTGGAAAAGGTTCAGGATAAGAACCACCGGGCCAAGTTGGCGCGGGACATGTTCATCAGCCGGATCGTACGGTACGTTGGTGCCTACCTGGCTGAATTAGGTGGTGCAGACGCCATTGTTTACACGGCCGGTGTTGGTGAGAACGATATCATGATTCGTCAAGAAGTTGCGGACAAGTTAGGCTACTTTGGCATCGGGGTTGATCCTGAAAAGAACAACATCCGGGGTGTTGAACGGGACTTGAGTAAGGCAGGTTCGAAGATTAAGACCCTGTTGATCCCAACTAACGAAGAATTAATGATTGTTCGGGATATCGAACGGTTACGTAAGCAAGCTTAA
- a CDS encoding aldo/keto reductase, translating into MKTLSLAGQTVPAIGIGTWHMGDRPELRDQEIAAIRAGVQAGARVIDTAEMYGSGRSERLVGAAIQPLDRQQLFLISKVLPENASRERMAASLEASLQRLGTDYLDLYLYHWRGTVPLAETVAELERLQSTGKIKAWGVSNFDRDDLEELWQLPGGPHVQANEDLYHLGSRGIDYAVLPWQREHQVPLIAYSPVAQGDSWGQHLTTNPVVQKLAQRHQVSVYQLLLAWVIRNPQVLAIPQTSSVAHMRQNLAALSLELRPEELAALDEQFPQPTHKEPLDVI; encoded by the coding sequence ATGAAGACGTTATCACTAGCTGGGCAGACGGTTCCAGCAATCGGTATTGGAACTTGGCATATGGGTGACCGTCCAGAATTACGGGATCAAGAGATCGCGGCGATTCGGGCTGGCGTTCAAGCTGGCGCGCGGGTTATCGATACTGCCGAGATGTACGGCTCTGGTCGCTCGGAGCGATTGGTGGGGGCGGCGATTCAGCCGTTGGACCGGCAACAACTCTTTTTGATTTCTAAGGTCCTCCCGGAAAATGCCTCGCGCGAGCGAATGGCTGCGAGTTTGGAAGCCAGTCTACAACGCTTGGGAACGGACTACTTAGACCTCTATCTGTACCATTGGCGGGGAACCGTTCCCCTAGCGGAAACGGTGGCGGAATTAGAACGCCTGCAGAGTACCGGGAAAATCAAGGCGTGGGGCGTGTCTAACTTTGATCGTGATGATTTGGAAGAACTCTGGCAGCTGCCAGGTGGCCCCCACGTTCAGGCCAATGAGGACTTGTACCATCTGGGGAGCCGGGGAATCGACTATGCCGTGCTTCCCTGGCAACGGGAACATCAGGTCCCACTAATTGCGTATTCCCCGGTGGCTCAAGGGGATTCTTGGGGGCAACACCTCACGACGAACCCGGTGGTGCAGAAGCTGGCTCAACGCCATCAGGTGAGCGTCTATCAGTTACTTTTAGCGTGGGTCATTCGGAACCCGCAAGTTTTAGCGATTCCCCAGACCAGTTCGGTGGCCCATATGCGGCAGAATTTAGCCGCTTTGTCCCTGGAGCTACGTCCGGAAGAGTTAGCGGCGTTGGATGAACAATTCCCGCAGCCAACGCATAAGGAACCGTTGGACGTCATTTAG
- a CDS encoding amino acid permease, translating into MKNTQSTSNQNFSRELKSRHVQLIALGGTIGTGLFLGSGQGIHLAGSSILLAYLITGIMCFLLMRALGELLLSDLNVHSYIDFIQRYLGSNMSFVAGWTYWVCWITIAMAEITAAGQYMQYWFPQLPQWVTGLVLLGILLLLNSVTVSAFGETEFWFAIIKIVAIVALILAGIYMVSVQFPTPVGHASVSNLSQGGFFANGWKGFFLSFQMVLFSFVGIEMVGMTASETADPKKVIPKAVNEIPMRIILFYLGSLLALMCIYPWQSISPTSSPFVQVFKNAGVQAAASIINFVVLTAAASACNSSLFTTGRMLFSLTYQGKGRFAKRMGTLSKAQVPVHALRFSTVIIAVSVFLNLLIPGHVFAFVASVATTCFLFIWGAIVVAHLKYRKHLQATKQPGHGFAMPWFPFTDYLVLVFLAGVAIVLLFRTDTLIALIGSAVWLTALWLGKRLRDREKTSAVVAEHVSSQTHTDVESDDSTH; encoded by the coding sequence ATGAAAAACACTCAATCAACTTCAAACCAAAACTTTTCTCGTGAACTCAAAAGCCGTCACGTTCAGTTGATTGCGTTGGGGGGCACGATTGGAACCGGGCTATTCTTAGGATCTGGTCAAGGAATCCACTTAGCTGGGTCATCGATTCTACTCGCTTACTTAATTACGGGAATTATGTGTTTCTTACTGATGCGGGCGTTGGGGGAACTCCTGCTTTCAGACTTAAACGTGCATTCGTACATTGATTTTATTCAGCGCTACCTGGGGTCGAATATGAGCTTTGTGGCTGGATGGACGTATTGGGTCTGTTGGATCACGATTGCGATGGCCGAGATTACGGCGGCTGGGCAGTACATGCAGTATTGGTTCCCACAGCTGCCCCAATGGGTTACCGGCTTGGTACTTCTGGGAATCCTGCTACTCTTGAATTCTGTGACCGTTAGTGCGTTTGGGGAAACGGAATTTTGGTTTGCCATCATCAAGATTGTCGCCATTGTGGCGTTAATCCTCGCTGGGATTTATATGGTCAGCGTGCAGTTTCCAACGCCGGTTGGTCACGCCAGTGTCAGCAACTTGTCCCAAGGCGGCTTCTTTGCCAACGGCTGGAAAGGATTCTTCTTATCCTTCCAGATGGTGCTCTTTAGCTTTGTTGGTATTGAAATGGTAGGGATGACAGCTTCCGAAACGGCGGATCCTAAGAAAGTCATTCCTAAGGCCGTCAACGAAATTCCTATGCGGATTATTCTCTTCTACTTGGGTTCACTATTGGCCTTGATGTGCATCTACCCATGGCAATCGATTTCGCCGACCAGCAGTCCGTTTGTTCAGGTCTTCAAGAATGCCGGGGTTCAAGCGGCGGCTTCAATCATTAACTTCGTGGTGTTAACGGCAGCGGCTTCGGCCTGCAACAGTTCGTTATTCACAACGGGGCGGATGCTCTTTTCTCTGACGTATCAGGGGAAGGGCCGGTTTGCCAAGCGGATGGGTACCCTGTCTAAGGCTCAGGTGCCTGTACACGCATTGCGGTTCTCTACGGTTATCATTGCCGTTTCGGTCTTCTTGAACCTGTTGATTCCGGGACACGTTTTTGCCTTTGTTGCCAGCGTTGCGACGACCTGCTTCCTGTTCATTTGGGGGGCAATCGTGGTGGCTCACCTGAAGTACCGGAAGCATTTACAGGCCACCAAGCAACCGGGACACGGCTTTGCGATGCCATGGTTCCCCTTCACGGACTATTTGGTCTTGGTCTTCTTGGCGGGAGTCGCCATCGTCCTCTTGTTCCGGACGGATACGCTGATTGCATTGATTGGGTCTGCGGTATGGTTAACGGCGTTGTGGTTAGGTAAACGACTACGGGACCGTGAGAAGACCAGTGCCGTGGTTGCCGAGCACGTGTCGTCACAGACGCACACAGACGTAGAGTCTGATGATTCAACACATTAA
- a CDS encoding class I SAM-dependent methyltransferase, with the protein MCYGIFTRRRSVLSQEQTEALFKVLDQSTTTLQKALSTSYLDAFIETGDNLLNGEVQVEDGRPNQATVTTLTALYQQAPWQSYDAETVRRAIQLVMLKAIRVDEIQANHQLTPDTIAYIMGYLVTRLEHKKQHLTLLDLTVGTGNLLTAVVSQLKAVVAGKIEAYGVDNDDTMLSIAQLSSNLQRLPIEYVHQDALEPLLVPASDLIVADLPIGYYPVDANAATYQTHAAEGHSFVHHLLLEQAVRQLTPGGIGVFLVPSQLFQTAEAKGLLKWLPTNAYLQGLLNLPRELFANANAQKAILILQKPGAGAQQVEQVMLGEFPSFKDQSAFQKFIAEIVQWEEQNLLTDHA; encoded by the coding sequence TTGTGTTATGGAATTTTCACAAGGAGGCGAAGCGTCCTGTCACAAGAACAGACAGAAGCGCTCTTTAAAGTTCTGGATCAGTCCACAACGACTTTACAGAAAGCGCTTAGTACATCTTATCTAGATGCCTTTATCGAGACGGGCGATAATTTGCTTAACGGTGAGGTTCAGGTTGAAGATGGGCGTCCTAATCAGGCAACGGTTACCACATTAACGGCGCTTTATCAGCAAGCGCCTTGGCAGAGTTATGATGCTGAGACGGTTCGACGAGCAATTCAACTGGTCATGTTGAAGGCAATCCGAGTCGACGAGATTCAAGCCAATCATCAATTAACCCCTGATACGATTGCGTATATTATGGGGTATCTGGTGACCCGGTTGGAACACAAGAAACAGCATCTGACGCTGTTGGACCTAACGGTTGGGACGGGGAACTTGCTGACGGCAGTGGTTTCCCAGTTGAAGGCGGTTGTTGCTGGTAAGATTGAGGCGTATGGGGTCGATAACGATGACACCATGTTATCGATTGCCCAGCTGTCTAGCAATCTGCAGCGGTTACCAATCGAATACGTCCATCAGGATGCTCTGGAGCCTTTATTGGTTCCGGCCAGTGACTTGATTGTGGCGGACTTGCCAATTGGGTATTACCCCGTTGACGCCAACGCCGCGACGTATCAGACCCATGCAGCTGAGGGCCATTCGTTCGTCCACCATCTCTTGTTGGAGCAGGCCGTACGGCAACTAACACCAGGTGGTATCGGGGTCTTCTTGGTTCCGTCGCAGTTGTTCCAGACTGCGGAGGCCAAGGGACTCTTGAAATGGTTGCCAACGAACGCTTACCTACAAGGGTTGTTGAACCTCCCGCGTGAATTGTTTGCCAATGCGAATGCTCAGAAAGCCATCCTGATTCTTCAGAAACCAGGGGCGGGAGCACAGCAGGTCGAACAAGTCATGCTGGGTGAATTTCCATCATTTAAAGATCAATCAGCGTTTCAAAAGTTTATCGCAGAAATCGTCCAGTGGGAAGAACAGAACTTACTGACCGATCACGCGTAA
- a CDS encoding type II secretion system F family protein, which produces MPWKARLQRGPLRRLRRLRRNATPTGNWSLTQQARICQLLADQLASGFSLKQAVGFLQATQPQMAPSLAQIATRLAAGQSLVTCLEPYLVAHVWLQLDLTATHGALRPALQHAATVLRLLATQRRQLRQLLAYPVGLLVGMGLLFGTLQWGVLPQLQTSLAPQLPDRVTWSLRGLGLLGLLGSLVVAWLGWTGWRRATAIQRVTFLVRWPVVGTLVRAYYGYYLTETLSRLVQGGLSVQQMLRVLQDLPPQALLHQMADQLAQRLNQGQGPVDWLKAQRYLPPQLGMFLEKGSSTSVLARELTAYSQLQYRELVRLTERALAWVQPILLTVVAGLVVTAYLTLLLPLYHNLQEVYP; this is translated from the coding sequence ATGCCTTGGAAAGCGCGGTTACAACGCGGACCATTACGGCGGTTACGGCGGTTACGGCGCAACGCTACGCCAACGGGTAACTGGTCTTTAACGCAACAAGCCCGGATTTGTCAGCTACTGGCTGATCAGCTGGCCAGTGGATTTTCATTAAAACAGGCGGTGGGATTTTTACAAGCTACACAGCCACAAATGGCGCCTAGCTTAGCGCAAATTGCAACGAGGTTGGCGGCAGGACAATCGTTAGTGACCTGTTTGGAGCCTTATCTAGTGGCCCATGTGTGGCTTCAATTAGATCTAACGGCGACCCATGGGGCGTTACGTCCGGCGTTACAGCACGCGGCGACTGTCTTGCGATTGTTGGCCACGCAACGGCGGCAATTACGGCAGCTTTTGGCTTATCCAGTTGGCTTGCTGGTGGGAATGGGGCTACTCTTCGGGACCCTGCAGTGGGGAGTCTTGCCCCAATTACAGACCAGTTTGGCCCCGCAACTCCCAGACCGTGTGACTTGGTCATTACGCGGATTGGGCCTCTTAGGCCTGTTGGGAAGCTTGGTGGTCGCATGGTTGGGGTGGACCGGTTGGCGGCGCGCGACGGCAATTCAGCGGGTGACCTTCTTAGTCCGTTGGCCGGTAGTGGGGACACTGGTGCGGGCCTACTATGGCTATTATTTGACGGAGACGCTTAGCCGCTTGGTCCAGGGGGGCTTGAGCGTCCAGCAGATGTTACGTGTGCTGCAAGACCTCCCGCCACAAGCATTGCTTCATCAGATGGCCGATCAGTTGGCACAACGGCTAAATCAAGGTCAAGGACCGGTGGATTGGCTTAAGGCCCAGCGCTATTTGCCACCCCAATTAGGAATGTTTCTTGAAAAGGGGAGTTCTACGAGCGTGCTAGCGCGAGAATTGACGGCTTATAGCCAGCTACAGTACCGTGAACTAGTCCGTTTGACAGAACGGGCCTTGGCCTGGGTTCAGCCGATTTTGCTGACGGTTGTGGCGGGGCTGGTGGTCACGGCTTACCTAACGCTATTGTTGCCGCTCTACCATAATTTACAGGAGGTCTATCCGTGA
- a CDS encoding metallophosphoesterase family protein — MQYFTSDTHFFHKDLLGNNEFAPRPFPSVEVMNQTIIDHWNARVAPTDTVYHLGDIALYFTHPASQSNQAVGEVLSQLNGHLELIKGNHDSRALFKYLAANNPIDHGRPKYAFHDVGVLIKYDHRQYYLTHYPMMLGIVKQIINLHGHIHHYAVPVKENINVGVDTPEQRYLDAPLPFGTPFSTAEIEQMVTGKAAEFKAKQ; from the coding sequence ATGCAATATTTTACGTCAGATACACATTTTTTTCATAAAGACCTTTTGGGGAACAACGAATTTGCTCCGCGGCCCTTTCCGTCCGTCGAGGTCATGAATCAGACGATTATTGACCACTGGAATGCACGGGTCGCCCCGACTGATACGGTCTACCACTTAGGCGATATCGCGCTGTACTTTACGCACCCGGCGAGTCAGTCGAATCAGGCGGTGGGTGAGGTACTTTCTCAGCTTAACGGCCATTTAGAACTTATCAAGGGCAATCATGATAGTCGCGCGTTATTTAAGTACTTAGCCGCGAATAATCCGATTGACCACGGTCGGCCGAAGTACGCTTTTCATGACGTGGGGGTGCTGATTAAGTATGATCACCGCCAGTACTATCTGACCCATTACCCGATGATGTTGGGAATCGTCAAGCAGATCATTAATCTGCACGGACATATCCACCATTATGCGGTGCCGGTCAAGGAGAATATCAATGTTGGGGTGGACACGCCGGAACAACGGTACTTAGATGCGCCACTCCCGTTTGGTACGCCGTTTTCTACGGCTGAGATTGAACAAATGGTGACGGGCAAGGCCGCTGAGTTCAAGGCTAAACAATAG
- a CDS encoding prepilin-type N-terminal cleavage/methylation domain-containing protein produces MNQRQGFTLVEALLSLGVVALLLGLTTGWGRYLSRPSGVDSTAPYVMIQALERPGRYEYVGLKEQGILLKDHFDAEKVVWLTVNERGILGISDQLGRGHLPILTDVTALEWQPVATTGTVILRVKRGRRAKWQTALLDLRAPSGDL; encoded by the coding sequence ATGAATCAGCGCCAGGGGTTTACGTTAGTCGAAGCACTTCTTAGTCTGGGAGTTGTCGCGCTACTCTTGGGCTTGACGACGGGCTGGGGGCGGTACTTAAGCCGGCCGTCGGGGGTGGATTCAACGGCCCCCTACGTTATGATTCAGGCGTTAGAGCGACCAGGACGCTACGAATACGTGGGGCTAAAGGAACAGGGGATCTTATTAAAGGATCACTTTGACGCAGAAAAAGTCGTTTGGTTAACGGTAAATGAGCGGGGAATCCTAGGAATTAGCGATCAGCTGGGTCGCGGGCACTTACCGATTCTAACCGACGTAACAGCGTTGGAATGGCAGCCCGTAGCGACTACGGGAACGGTGATTTTACGAGTGAAACGGGGGAGACGAGCTAAATGGCAAACCGCACTGCTGGACTTGCGGGCACCAAGCGGGGATTTGTGA